A region from the Musa acuminata AAA Group cultivar baxijiao chromosome BXJ1-10, Cavendish_Baxijiao_AAA, whole genome shotgun sequence genome encodes:
- the LOC103969825 gene encoding rust resistance kinase Lr10-like, which yields MKSSTPVSFSITTVSSLLLLLLLLTTAERCSSQRNESCHPSTCGDLSIRYPFRLRGDPPECGEQQLELVCEGKDAVLYLDPDKYYVTEISYKRRRCRLLYAGFVTGTCSIPTRVPFSIMNYSSFLSTAIYYETFGGSTTKWASFMNCTQEIHSPEYVAVPCLSGNNSTTYVVVNSVAYEIRYLKNSCSFITYLPVEGFLSAGMDIFELLRKGFLVHWSVVPNESIVDQCWTSATSLYTNFVIYGTDAIYIKFLESISFEMDFLGCIFYRESDRNRSRTIFSIALVLIILLDVALCLLVSRIIFATSSVAVFLAYNAWKMRAPVDSVEKFLRNQQTLSPTRYAYSDIIAMTSHFREKIGQGGFGSVFKGHLLGRYPVAVKMLGGSKFDGEEFINEVSTIGRIHHLNVVRLLGFCSEGSKRALVYEYMPGGSLDKHIFSASSSNHRRFTMEKLRDIALGVARGIDYLHHGCDMQIVHFDIKPHNILLDHAFTPKISDFGLAKLYPKDYSLISISAARGTIGYIAPELISRSFGVISHKSDVYSFGMLLMEMAGGRRNVNPKADKSSQIYYPSWIYDQLAGEEWPREPRLDWTTEIDAMERKLCMVGLWCIQMKSCDRPSMSRVVEMLEGDVNDLRMPPKPFFSSPQPSLGRQSSCMPSCSAGLEIISEHDDLP from the exons ATGAAAAGCTCAACCCCAGTATCCTTTTCTATTACTACCGtttcttctctcctcctcctcttgctcCTCCTCACCACTGCCGAACGCTGTAGCTCCCAGCGCAATGAAAGCTGCCATCCTTCTACTTGCGGCGACCTCAGCATTCGCTATCCGTTCCGTCTAAGGGGCGATCCGCCTGAATGCGGTGAACagcagttggaacttgtgtgtgaaGGAAAAGATGCGGTGCTCTATCTCGACCCCGACAAGTACTACGTCACCGAGATCTCATATAAGAGACGGCGATGTCGGCTACTCTATGCTGGTTTCGTGACAGGCACTTGCAGTATCCCAACCCGAGTACCTTTTAGCATAATGAATTACAGTAGCTTCCTTTCAACGGCCATTTATTATGAGACATTTGGGGGCTCAACTACAAAATGGGCCAGTTTTATGAACTGCACGCAGGAAATCCACAGCCCGGAGTATGTGGCCGTGCCTTGCCTTAGCGGGAACAACTCCACTACATATGTCGTGGTTAACTCCGTTGCATATGAGATACGCTACCTTAAAAATTCATGTAGCTTCATCACCTATCTTCCGGTTGAAGGATTCTTGAGTGCAGGCATGGATATCTTTGAGCTCCTACGGAAAGGATTCCTGGTTCATTGGTCAGTTGTCCCGAACGAGAGCATCGTCGACCAGTGTTGGACAAGCGCGACATC GTTATATACGAATTTTGTTATATATGGAACCGACGCTATTTACATTAAGTTTCTAGAATCCATTTCTTTTGAGATGGACTTTCTAGGTTGCATCTTCTATCGGGAGAGTGATCGCAACCGCAGCCGCACTATCTTCAGTATCGCTCTGGTCTTGATCATTTTATTAGACGTAGCTCTCTGTTTACTAG TGAGCAGAATAATATTTGCTACTTCATCTGTTGCTGTATTCCTGGCGTACAACGCTTGGAAAATGAGAGCACCCGTCGACTCAGTAGAGAAGTTTCTGCGGAACCAGCAAACTCTGTCGCCCACACGGTATGCTTATAGCGACATCATCGCCATGACAAGCCACTTCAGAGAAAAGATAGGCCAAGGCGGCTTCGGTTCCGTCTTCAAAGGGCATCTCCTCGGCCGGTACCCGGTCGCTGTTAAGATGCTGGGCGGCTCCAAGTTCGACGGAGAGGAGTTCATCAACGAGGTCTCCACCATCGGTAGGATTCACCACTTGAACGTGGTGCGGCTTCTCGGCTTTTGCTCCGAGGGATCCAAGAGAGcgctggtgtacgagtacatgcccGGCGGCTCACTCGACAAGCACATCTTCTCTGCAAGCAGCAGCAACCATCGCCGGTTCACCATGGAGAAGCTCCGTGACATAGCCCTGGGTGTGGCCAGGGGCATCGACTACCTTCACCATGGGTGCGACATGCAGATCGTGCACTTCGACATCAAGCCCCACAACATCCTCCTCGATCACGCTTTCACTCCCAAGATCTCGGATTTTGGATTGGCAAAGCTGTATCCGAAGGACTACAGCCTGATATCCATCAGCGCCGCGAGAGGCACGATAGGATACATAGCGCCTGAACTGATATCTAGGAGCTTCGGGGTCATATCTCACAAGTCagatgtttacagcttcggcatgCTGCTCATGGAGATGGCTGGAGGAAGGAGAAACGTGAATCCAAAGGCGGACAAGTCCAGCCAGATCTACTATCCTTCATGGATCTACGACCAGCTCGCCGGAGAGGAATGGCCAAGAGAGCCAAGATTGGATTGGACTACGGAGATCGATGCGATGGAGAGAAAGCTGTGCATGGTGGGGCTCTGGTGCATTCAGATGAAGTCATGCGATCGCCCCTCCATGAGCCGCGTGGTGGAGATGCTGGAAGGCGACGTGAATGACTTGCGCATGCCTCCCAagcccttcttctcctccccacagCCAAGCTTGGGAAGACAGTCCTCCTGCATGCCTTCATGTTCTGCAGGACTAGAAATCATTTCAGAGCATGACGACCTTCCCTGA